CCTTGGACGTTCGTTGTGCGACGCTGTCGGCGTCGTTGATGGTCTGGCTTTCGGATTCCGCCTCGGGCTCCGAGGCGTTCTCGTGCAATGGGAGGCAGATCGTGAACGACGAGCCCTGTCCGGGCTCGCTCCATACACGTACCTCGCCGCCATGGCTGGCAGCCACGTGCTTGACGATCGACAGGCCTAGCCCCGTGCCGCCGGTCGTACGCGCACGGGCCGGGTCGACTCGGTAGAAGCGCTCGAAGATGCGCTCGATCTCCGCCTGCGGGATGCCGATGCCGCGGTCGGTGACCGTGATCTGTACCCGGGAGTCCTTGGCCGAGGCGACCACGGCGACGCGCGAGCCCTCCGGGCTGTACGCGACGGCGTTCTCCACCAGGTTGCTCACTGCGGCGAGGATCTGCTCCGGCTCACCGAGCACGTAGAAGTCGCCGTCGGTACGCCCGCGCAGCGCGATGTCCTTGGCCTCCGCATCGGTGCGGCTGCGTTCGATCGCGGCGTCGACGAGCTCGGTGATGCCGACCTCGACGGGCTCGTCGACGAGCTCGTCGGCCTGCAGACGAGACAGCTCGATGATCTGCTGGACGAGCCGTTTGAGTCGCTCGCCTTCGAGCTGGATCCGCCCGGCGAACCGCTCCACGGCGTCGGGGTCGTCCTTCGCCTCGGCGACCGCCTCGGCGAGCAGGTTCATCGCACCGACCGGCGTCTTTAGCTCGTGGGAGACGTTGGCCACGAAGTCGCGCCGAATCGCCTCGACCCGGCGTTCGCGGGTGCGATCGTCGACGAGCACCAGGACCAGCTTGCTCGACAGCGGCGCAACCCGTGCGACCAGGTGCAACGGCAAGGGTGCGCGGTTGCGGGTGAGCGTGAGCTCGGTCTGACGTACCTCGCCGTCGCGACGCACCTTGCGTACGAGCTCGCTCAGCTCGTCGTTGGCGAGCCGGTCGTCGTGGACCAGCCCGATCGCGAACGCGGGTGCGGAGGCCTTCTCGACGCGGTCCTCCTCGTTGAGTACGACAGTCGATGAGCGCAGAACCGACAGCACGGACTCCACCCCGGCCGGTATGGCCGGGGCGGGATGCGGCGGAATCTCTCGTTGCTTCTTCTCCGAGAGTCGCCAGAGGAGTGCGACGCCGACGCCGAGAACAGCGCCGAGCACGCCCACCAGCACAAGTTGCACATCGGTGCTCACAACATCGATCGTACGCATCGGGTTAACCGCGGCTTGACTCGCTGGGCGCACTTGACCTGGGCTTTTGCCGATTGTTCATGCTCAGTTCATGGCAGGTCGCCCGGTCGTCACCCTGGCAACCTACTGTTCGACTCATGCGTGATCAGTACTACGACCAGCTCGACTCCGTCGTCGACGACCTGGTCGCCATGACCGCCGCCGTACGTACGGCCGTGCTCGAGGCGACAGATGCGTTGCTGGACGCGAACGCCGAAGCGGCCGAGTCGGTCATCTCCGGCGACCGCGACATCGACGAGGCGAGGGAGCTCATCGAGGAGCGTTCCCTGCACCTGCTGGCAACCCAG
The sequence above is drawn from the Nocardioidaceae bacterium SCSIO 66511 genome and encodes:
- a CDS encoding ATP-binding protein, with amino-acid sequence MSTDVQLVLVGVLGAVLGVGVALLWRLSEKKQREIPPHPAPAIPAGVESVLSVLRSSTVVLNEEDRVEKASAPAFAIGLVHDDRLANDELSELVRKVRRDGEVRQTELTLTRNRAPLPLHLVARVAPLSSKLVLVLVDDRTRERRVEAIRRDFVANVSHELKTPVGAMNLLAEAVAEAKDDPDAVERFAGRIQLEGERLKRLVQQIIELSRLQADELVDEPVEVGITELVDAAIERSRTDAEAKDIALRGRTDGDFYVLGEPEQILAAVSNLVENAVAYSPEGSRVAVVASAKDSRVQITVTDRGIGIPQAEIERIFERFYRVDPARARTTGGTGLGLSIVKHVAASHGGEVRVWSEPGQGSSFTICLPLHENASEPEAESESQTINDADSVAQRTSKETTL